Part of the Nitrosophilus alvini genome, AAATGCATATTTTTGAAAAACTCCATATTGTTTGTCGCAAGAGCCGTTCCGAAACTTCCTCCCACAAAACGAAAATAATCCATCAATACTATGGCAAGCTCGCCTTTGTGTTTCGGCACACTTTGCAAAAGCAAAACAGTTGTGGGAGCAAAAAACATCCCCATTCCTATACCGAAAGGAATTGTCAAAAGTATCGCCTTTGTCATCGGAGTATAATAGTTCAGATGCGGCAGCAGGAAAACAGAAGTAAGAATATATATAAACGCGGCGATAGCGACTGTATATTTTGCGCCTATTTTATCACTCATTATCCCGGCTATCGGTGAGAAAATTCCAATGAAAACGGCAAATGCAAAAACAGCAATCCCCGCATCAAGAGTAGGCAGTGTTTTTATATGCTCATAATATACCGGCAGCAGATAGAAATACTGATACATGCTGAAACCCAGAATAAAAAAATATATAAGTATTCCATTTAGAAAATCCGGATTTTTAAAAAGAGAAAAATCGATGAGTTTATATTTCGAATTTATTTCGCTGAGTGCATAAAGAAGATAACCAATAATGGATGCAAACATCAAAATACCGATGAGATTTGAGCTGAACCACCCCAAAACCTGTCCCCGGCTTAACATTATCAAAAGGCTCACTGTTGCGAAAGATATTAGAAAAAAACTGACAAAATTGAATTTAAGCTTTTCGAAAAATCTCTCTTTTGGCAAAAAAACAATTCCGGCAACTACCAAAAATATGCCTATTGGAACATTTATAAAAAAGACCATTCTCCAGTTGTAATATTCGGTGAGATATCCGCCAACTGTAGGACCAAGAGCCGGCGCAAAGCTCACACCAAGAGCAAATATCCCCATTGCAAGCCCCTGTTTGTTAGGAGGGAAATAGGAAAATATCATGATATGACTCGTTACCATTATCAAAGCTTCTCCTACCCCCTGAAGAGTCCTTGCAAATATGATAAATCCAAGATCATTAGAAATTCCACATAAAAAAGATGCAAAAGAAAAGAGTGCAACTCCGAAAAGATATATGCTTTTTGCCCCAAACCTCTTTATAAGATATTCGCAGACCAAAAGTCCGATGGCCGCCGCTATCATATAGCTTGTTATTATCCACTGCACCCCGTACATATCTGTAGCCAGAGGACCCGTAAGCTTTGGAACTATAACATCTACCACGGTAGTATCGAGTATGGCCATAAACGCACCTACCATAACGATGATTGAAAAAATGGCGCGTTCTTTGCTTGTTATATCCCAAGGCTGCGGAGCAGTATTTTTAGATATTGGACACTGCTCATTGGGCATTCTGTTTTCCTGCCAAAAATTTTAAATCTTCAGGCAAATAGATATAAATTTCCCGATTTTTGAGCTTTTGCTCCATCTTCTCTCCAATATCCAATATTAGTTCTCTCTTTTTATAGCTACAGTAGCCCCCATCCCTACTCTAAGCCCCTCTTTATCTTCAAGTTCTATCCTTACAACAAACCTCTGATCGAGCTTTGTAAACTCACCGCTTGCTATGTCTCTTGGAACAAGGCTAAAAGTGGATGCGGAAGCGGGAAGAATTTTTGTTACCACTCCTTTGAATTTTCTCTCTTTGATGGCATCGGGTTCTATTACAGCACTGCATCCCGGCTTCACACCTTTGAGTTTCTTTTCAGACAAAAGCACCTCAACGTGAAGATCATCAGGATCGACGATTGCATATACAGGTGCTCCTTTTTTTACTACAGTTTTTATGTTTGTAAATTTTTTTGCAATTATGCCCTTATACGGAGCATACAGTTTGCAATAACCTATCTTGTTTTCTATATCTTGGAGCTCTTTTTCAAGAGCCTCTCTTTTTTGCAAAAGAGCCTCTATCTTTTTTTGAAGCTCTTCAATACTTTTTCTTTCCACCAAAGAGAGCTCATATTTTTTCCTGACACTCAAAAGAGACTGTATATTTGCCTTAAGGTTTTGCTTTTGAGACTCTGTCAGTTTTAACAGGGACTCTTTTTTTGTTTTTATATTTTCAAAGCTGCTTTTGGATATCAAATCCTCTTTCAACATATTTTCATATCTTTTTTCATCTTTTGAAAGTTTTGAAAGTTTCATCTCATTTGCTTCAATGGACAGCCTTAATGCTTCTATCTTCTTTTTAAACACTGATATCTCATTTTTTGCTATCTCGGAAGTGATGGATACTGATCTGGCAATCTTCTCTTTTTTAATCTTTAAAGCTTCGATATTTTCATCAAGCTCTTTGATATAAGACTCTATTTTCTCTTTAGCAACCAAAAAATCTTTATCATCAATACAGGCCAAAAGATCACCCTTTTTAACTCTGTCTCCCTCTTTTTTTTTCATATCTGCAATCTTGCCGCCTACTTTGAACGAGAGAAAAGTCAACGAGTCAGTTTTTACAAAAGCTGCATCACTGACGGCATTTTTGCTTCTGTAACTGATATAGTCGTATGCCAGATACGCAAATATAAATATTAAAAAAATTATCAAAACAGAACCAGCTTTTTTCATTTAACCCTCTTTTTAATTATTAAGTTACCGATCATCGGCAAAAATCCAACCGTAATCAGTGAATTATATTCATTTTTTTATTAACTCATTCTTATTTAAGAAAAACTGTTCTACAATTATGAAAAAAGGTTCAAAGAGGCGATATGAAAGAGAAGATTAAAAGCAGAGTCAAAGAACTGAAAAAAGAGCTGGTTTTGGAAGAAGCAACTTCCTATTTCGAAGAAGTTGGATTTGAAGCCTTAAAAATGCAGGACCTTGCCAAAAAATGCAAAATCTCTGTAGGAGCTTTGTATCAGCTTTTCGGCTCTAAAGAGAATCTTTTTTACGAATATATTTTGCGTCAAATCAATATTTTTTACCAAAATCTTTTAAAAAAATGCGAAAATGCCAAAAGTCCGGAAGAGAAGCTGAAAATTTTCATAAAACTGAAGTTCGAAACTTTCTCCAAAAAACCAAAAATCATCCAGGACCCTATTGCAGGCGATCCACTCTTTTTTTACAAACTGAACAGAAAAAAAGGGAATCCGGCACAGATTATATTGGAGTTTTTGGCCAGGGAGTTTGAAAATCTGAATAAAAAAAACGCTTTGAAATCGAAAAATTTTCTGGAAACCGCATATGTTTTCAACTCTTTCACTTTCGGTTATATAGAATTCTGGCTCGATTATGACGGTAATCTGGAAGAAAAAACAGAGGAAGCCTATCGCATCTTTATAGAGGGTATACTCAAAAAATCATAAAGGGACAGGCTATGAATGCCAAAAAATATCTCTCCATATCTTTGTTTGCTCTTCTGCTTACCGCTTCAGCATATTTTATATATATAAAGCTCAATCCAAAAACTCTACCGCCAAACCTGATAGCCGGAACCGGAAGAATGGACGGTGATCTTATAAATCTCAATACAAAATATCCCGGACGAATTGAGAGTATTAAAATCGAAGAAGGTGTAAAAGTCAAAAAAGGAGAGATTATAGCTGTTTTAAAAAGTGATGAGATAGAAGCGAAAAAAGAGGCTCTATCCAATCAAATTGAAGCTGCCCAAAAAGAGAAAGAAGCCAAAGTCACTGAACTCGAAATTGCCAAAAAAACCATTCCCCTTACTGTTAAAAAAGCAAAACTGGCACTTCAGACAAGACTACATCAACTTGAAGAGATAAACAGAACCATTCAAAGCCTTAAAGCCGTTATAGACCAGGATAGAAAAGATTATGAGAGACAGAGAAATCTTTTCAGACAAAATCTGGTAGAAAGCAGAAAACTGGAACTTGCAAAACTGAGACTTACGACCGATTCAAAAAAACTTGATGCATTGAAAGAGAAACTTAGCCAGGCAAAAGATGCTGTAAAAATCGCCGAAAACGACCTGAAAAATGCACGGGCACAGCTTTTAAAAATCGATGCGCTTCAAAAAGCCATAGAGGCACTTGAAAAAAATATAGATGCATTGAAAGCCGGCAAAAAAGAGCTGGAAGCAATGATTTCGGAAATGACTATCATATCGCCGACTGAAGGATTTATAACAGCGAAAACAGCAAATGAAGGAGAGGTTTTGGGAGCAGGAATGAGTGTAGCCACACTTGTTTCGCCCAAGAGTCTATATCTGAAAATATTTATAGATACTCTTGAAAACGGTAAGATAAAAGTAGGCGATAAAGCGGTTATATTTCTTGACAGCCATCCGGATATGCCTATCGAGGCAAAAGTGGTAAGAGTGGCACAAAAAGCGGAATTTACTCCAAAAGAGGTTAGTGTCAGAAGCGATCGTATCCAAAGAGTGTTTGCGGTACATATAAAACCCCTAAAAACCAATCCTTTACTTAAACTTGGTATACCGGCTATAGGTATAATAAGTACCGACGGTAAGAATCTGCCGGAAAGCCTTCATGATATTCCCCCGCTGTAAGGAAGAAAAATGGATATTATCATAGCTGGTGCAGGAAGAGTCGGTTTCAGGCTGGCTAAAACCCTTTCTATAAAACACAACGTAACGGTTATAGACCAGAATGAAGATGCACT contains:
- a CDS encoding TetR/AcrR family transcriptional regulator, translated to MKEKIKSRVKELKKELVLEEATSYFEEVGFEALKMQDLAKKCKISVGALYQLFGSKENLFYEYILRQINIFYQNLLKKCENAKSPEEKLKIFIKLKFETFSKKPKIIQDPIAGDPLFFYKLNRKKGNPAQIILEFLAREFENLNKKNALKSKNFLETAYVFNSFTFGYIEFWLDYDGNLEEKTEEAYRIFIEGILKKS
- a CDS encoding HlyD family secretion protein, encoding MNAKKYLSISLFALLLTASAYFIYIKLNPKTLPPNLIAGTGRMDGDLINLNTKYPGRIESIKIEEGVKVKKGEIIAVLKSDEIEAKKEALSNQIEAAQKEKEAKVTELEIAKKTIPLTVKKAKLALQTRLHQLEEINRTIQSLKAVIDQDRKDYERQRNLFRQNLVESRKLELAKLRLTTDSKKLDALKEKLSQAKDAVKIAENDLKNARAQLLKIDALQKAIEALEKNIDALKAGKKELEAMISEMTIISPTEGFITAKTANEGEVLGAGMSVATLVSPKSLYLKIFIDTLENGKIKVGDKAVIFLDSHPDMPIEAKVVRVAQKAEFTPKEVSVRSDRIQRVFAVHIKPLKTNPLLKLGIPAIGIISTDGKNLPESLHDIPPL
- a CDS encoding HlyD family secretion protein, coding for MKKAGSVLIIFLIFIFAYLAYDYISYRSKNAVSDAAFVKTDSLTFLSFKVGGKIADMKKKEGDRVKKGDLLACIDDKDFLVAKEKIESYIKELDENIEALKIKKEKIARSVSITSEIAKNEISVFKKKIEALRLSIEANEMKLSKLSKDEKRYENMLKEDLISKSSFENIKTKKESLLKLTESQKQNLKANIQSLLSVRKKYELSLVERKSIEELQKKIEALLQKREALEKELQDIENKIGYCKLYAPYKGIIAKKFTNIKTVVKKGAPVYAIVDPDDLHVEVLLSEKKLKGVKPGCSAVIEPDAIKERKFKGVVTKILPASASTFSLVPRDIASGEFTKLDQRFVVRIELEDKEGLRVGMGATVAIKREN
- a CDS encoding DHA2 family efflux MFS transporter permease subunit; the encoded protein is MPNEQCPISKNTAPQPWDITSKERAIFSIIVMVGAFMAILDTTVVDVIVPKLTGPLATDMYGVQWIITSYMIAAAIGLLVCEYLIKRFGAKSIYLFGVALFSFASFLCGISNDLGFIIFARTLQGVGEALIMVTSHIMIFSYFPPNKQGLAMGIFALGVSFAPALGPTVGGYLTEYYNWRMVFFINVPIGIFLVVAGIVFLPKERFFEKLKFNFVSFFLISFATVSLLIMLSRGQVLGWFSSNLIGILMFASIIGYLLYALSEINSKYKLIDFSLFKNPDFLNGILIYFFILGFSMYQYFYLLPVYYEHIKTLPTLDAGIAVFAFAVFIGIFSPIAGIMSDKIGAKYTVAIAAFIYILTSVFLLPHLNYYTPMTKAILLTIPFGIGMGMFFAPTTVLLLQSVPKHKGELAIVLMDYFRFVGGSFGTALATNNMEFFKNMHFQNMNELQNIEYVSGFLEQLKEKLGISMEQAKVLFGNYEAFMSYNYGFYNTFMHAAYWGLLGFVFVVALFVFRPKNPIKVQR